A stretch of the Neisseria sp. DTU_2020_1000833_1_SI_GRL_NUU_006 genome encodes the following:
- a CDS encoding site-specific integrase, whose translation MATIEKRNGKYRVKVRLKGVTKSETFTLKSDAVAWAARTEAAILDGIQGNAPKSLYFADLIVRYRDEITPTKRGSRAETYRLNRALRSELADIKVGDLRPYHFAQWRDNRKKEVQDATVRRELETLSAVCQMAVKEWGLLPSNPLLQIRRPSKGKARNYIPSDEIVSAVVRELGVVDDVPIITTKQRVGLTVLFAIETAMRASEICNMAWRDVYLNRRVVHLPITKNGSSRDVPLSKKAMSILDRLPRSDSGSVFDISSHTLDVMFRRARARVEGADDFHFHDTRHKALTRMAAKVEPMQLAKISGHKDLRILLNVYYNPDIGELADLLD comes from the coding sequence ATGGCAACAATCGAAAAACGGAACGGTAAATACCGTGTCAAAGTGCGCCTGAAAGGTGTTACCAAGTCTGAAACATTTACTTTGAAGTCTGATGCTGTTGCTTGGGCGGCGAGGACTGAGGCGGCAATTTTAGACGGCATTCAGGGAAATGCGCCAAAAAGCCTATACTTCGCCGACCTGATCGTCCGATACCGTGATGAAATCACTCCGACGAAACGAGGAAGTAGGGCGGAAACGTACCGGCTGAATCGTGCGCTACGGTCTGAATTGGCTGATATTAAGGTTGGTGATTTGCGCCCTTATCATTTTGCTCAGTGGCGCGATAATCGAAAAAAAGAGGTACAGGACGCAACAGTAAGGCGTGAACTGGAAACCCTTTCTGCCGTATGCCAAATGGCGGTCAAGGAATGGGGGCTTCTGCCGTCAAATCCTCTATTGCAAATCCGCCGCCCAAGTAAAGGCAAGGCGCGGAATTATATTCCGTCCGACGAAATTGTTTCGGCGGTGGTGCGCGAACTTGGTGTCGTCGATGATGTGCCTATTATCACGACAAAACAACGTGTCGGCTTAACTGTCCTGTTTGCCATTGAAACTGCGATGCGAGCCAGTGAAATCTGCAACATGGCTTGGCGGGATGTATACCTAAACCGTCGCGTCGTGCATCTGCCGATAACGAAAAACGGGAGCAGTCGGGACGTACCATTATCCAAAAAGGCGATGTCGATACTGGATAGATTGCCACGTTCTGATAGTGGTTCTGTGTTTGATATAAGCTCCCACACGCTTGACGTGATGTTCAGACGTGCGCGGGCTAGGGTCGAGGGGGCTGATGATTTCCATTTCCACGATACGCGCCACAAAGCATTGACGCGCATGGCGGCGAAAGTCGAGCCTATGCAACTAGCAAAAATTAGCGGTCATAAGGATTTACGCATATTGCTGAACGTGTACTATAACCCCGATATTGGGGAGCTTGCCGATTTGTTGGATTGA
- a CDS encoding nucleoside triphosphate pyrophosphohydrolase family protein, with translation MNIEKIINWLKAAKPNPTSKDVMVQFACHFEEIKEMCNAMNLHCDDVALQELRFKSDCAPYLKGVESMDENQSIEILDALCDQIVTAIGVGYMMGFDMVGALKEVNLSNWSKFDENGNPIFNENGKIVKGENYFKPDLASLYGTIMRRRLNNYQSDRRRKYRLMKIRKGRRCI, from the coding sequence ATGAACATTGAAAAAATCATTAATTGGCTTAAGGCAGCAAAACCAAATCCGACCAGTAAAGATGTGATGGTTCAGTTTGCTTGTCATTTTGAAGAAATCAAAGAAATGTGCAACGCCATGAATCTACATTGCGATGATGTGGCTTTGCAAGAGTTGCGTTTTAAGAGTGATTGCGCCCCATATCTAAAAGGCGTTGAAAGCATGGATGAAAATCAGTCTATCGAGATTTTAGACGCGTTATGCGACCAAATCGTAACGGCAATCGGCGTGGGATATATGATGGGCTTTGATATGGTCGGCGCGCTGAAAGAAGTCAATTTGTCAAACTGGAGCAAGTTTGACGAAAACGGCAATCCGATTTTCAACGAGAACGGGAAAATCGTAAAAGGCGAAAATTACTTTAAGCCCGATTTGGCGAGTTTGTACGGAACAATAATGCGCCGTCGGCTGAATAACTACCAATCCGACAGGCGGCGGAAATACCGCCTGATGAAAATACGAAAGGGCAGAAGATGTATCTAA
- a CDS encoding DUF3596 domain-containing protein: protein MATKRIPTGVVIRDRSIKIWFMYRGKRCWESLPLKPTTANIRHATKLWEEVCTRIDIGVFDYAEFFPDSKRAEETERSPTFREMAEAWLATVNQLSHSTLSLYRGMLNSHVLPKIGEMPTDRIQYSTLAGLLATLDCSAKTRNNVATVIRQPFVLALRDGRIKDNPAQHLANAKVQKEPPDPFTLEETESILGYLKNKPVFHNYFELAFFSGMRTSELIALTWQDIDFQRQCVRVNKASVAGKLKSTKTHSCRDIELNSRPLEALRRQWQRTGLASGYVFINPKTGNLFENDKVPWRPWQHAITGSSKSTS, encoded by the coding sequence ATGGCAACGAAACGAATACCAACCGGTGTAGTTATCCGCGATCGCAGTATCAAAATATGGTTCATGTATCGGGGTAAACGATGTTGGGAAAGCCTGCCGCTCAAGCCCACCACCGCTAACATCCGGCACGCTACTAAACTCTGGGAAGAAGTATGTACCCGAATCGACATCGGCGTATTCGACTACGCCGAATTCTTCCCCGATTCCAAACGGGCTGAAGAAACGGAGCGCAGCCCCACCTTCCGTGAGATGGCCGAAGCCTGGCTAGCCACCGTTAACCAGCTATCCCACTCCACACTATCCCTCTATCGCGGCATGCTCAACAGCCACGTCCTGCCTAAAATTGGCGAAATGCCGACAGACCGTATCCAGTACAGTACCCTAGCCGGGCTGCTGGCTACCTTAGACTGTAGCGCAAAAACTCGCAATAACGTCGCCACCGTTATTCGGCAGCCGTTTGTTCTTGCGCTCCGCGACGGTAGGATAAAAGACAACCCCGCCCAGCATCTAGCCAACGCCAAAGTGCAGAAAGAGCCGCCCGACCCGTTTACGCTCGAAGAGACCGAATCCATCCTAGGCTACCTGAAAAACAAACCTGTGTTTCACAATTACTTCGAACTGGCCTTTTTCAGCGGTATGCGTACCAGCGAGCTCATCGCCCTCACTTGGCAGGACATCGACTTCCAGAGGCAGTGCGTGCGCGTAAACAAAGCATCCGTGGCTGGCAAGCTCAAAAGCACTAAAACCCACAGCTGCCGAGACATCGAACTCAATAGCCGCCCCTTGGAAGCCTTACGCAGACAATGGCAAAGAACAGGACTAGCAAGCGGATACGTTTTCATCAATCCAAAAACCGGCAACCTGTTTGAGAATGACAAAGTACCTTGGAGACCGTGGCAGCACGCCATTACAGGGTCGAGTAAATCAACGTCATAA
- a CDS encoding excisionase — translation MLNQIQLKRYAELSGYTEKALRDKISTGVWVEGLHYYRAPDRHILINVKEVEKWQRNEYQPV, via the coding sequence ATGCTGAACCAAATCCAGTTGAAACGTTACGCCGAATTGTCAGGCTATACAGAAAAGGCTTTAAGGGACAAAATCAGCACCGGCGTTTGGGTAGAGGGACTCCACTACTACCGTGCGCCCGACCGCCACATCTTAATCAACGTAAAAGAGGTAGAAAAATGGCAACGAAACGAATACCAACCGGTGTAG
- a CDS encoding IS30 family transposase, translated as MGYTQLTQDERYHIQYLSRHCTVTEIAKQLNRHKSTISREIKRHCIQGQQYRADKAQRQSRLTKQRKRKPYKLDSQLIQHIDTLIRRKLSLEQVCAYLRKHHQITLHHSTVYRYLRQDKSNGGTLWQHFRICSKPYRKRYGSTWTRGKVPNRVGIENRPAIVDQKSRIGDWEADTIIGKGQKSALLTLVERVTRYTIICKLKNLKAEDTAWAAIRVLRAYKARVHTITMDNGKEFYQHTKIAKALKAENYFCRPYHSWEKGLNENTNGLIRQYFPKQTDFRNISNREIRRVQDELNHRPRKTLGCETPSVLFLNLFQPLVPWCCT; from the coding sequence ATGGGCTACACACAACTGACCCAAGACGAACGATACCATATCCAATACCTGTCCCGCCACTGTACCGTCACAGAAATCGCCAAACAGCTTAACCGCCACAAAAGCACCATCAGCCGCGAAATCAAGCGGCACTGCATCCAAGGGCAGCAATACAGAGCCGATAAAGCCCAACGGCAAAGCCGGCTGACCAAACAGCGTAAGCGAAAACCCTATAAACTCGATTCGCAGCTGATTCAACACATCGACACCCTTATCCGCCGCAAACTCAGTCTAGAACAAGTATGCGCCTACCTGCGCAAACACCACCAGATCACACTCCATCACAGCACCGTTTACCGCTACCTTCGCCAAGACAAAAGCAACGGCGGCACCTTGTGGCAACATTTCAGAATATGCAGCAAACCCTACCGCAAACGCTACGGCAGTACATGGACCAGAGGCAAAGTACCCAACCGTGTCGGCATAGAAAACCGACCCGCCATCGTCGACCAAAAATCCCGCATTGGCGATTGGGAGGCCGACACCATCATCGGCAAAGGACAGAAAAGTGCATTACTGACCTTGGTCGAACGCGTTACCCGCTACACCATCATCTGCAAATTAAAGAACTTAAAAGCCGAAGACACTGCCTGGGCAGCCATTAGGGTATTAAGGGCATATAAAGCCAGAGTCCACACCATCACCATGGACAACGGCAAAGAGTTCTATCAACACACCAAAATAGCCAAAGCATTGAAGGCGGAAAACTATTTTTGCCGTCCTTACCATTCTTGGGAGAAAGGGCTGAATGAGAACACCAACGGACTCATCCGACAATATTTCCCCAAACAAACCGATTTCCGAAACATCAGTAATCGGGAAATACGCAGGGTTCAAGATGAGTTGAACCACCGGCCAAGAAAAACACTTGGCTGCGAAACGCCAAGTGTTTTATTCTTGAATCTGTTCCAACCACTGGTACCCTGGTGTTGCACTTGA